A section of the Parasteatoda tepidariorum isolate YZ-2023 chromosome 6, CAS_Ptep_4.0, whole genome shotgun sequence genome encodes:
- the LOC107446257 gene encoding prefoldin subunit 5, with protein MAGENVVTVDVSELPLPRLTQFKQELDNQVEILGSSLQQLKVAQKKYSDSKECVEKMQHLKEGNTMLVPLTDSMYVPGQLDDTKKVLIDVGTGYYVEKDLKDAIDYFKRKVKFVTTQIEKVQQIMKEKLIAREVVIETMESKIQATLAAQQANSAAAKS; from the exons ATGGCCGGTGAAAATGTAGTTACGGTTGATGTCAGTGAATTGCCATTACCTCGGCTTACACAGTTTAAACAAGAACTAGATAAC caagtTGAAATACTTGGATCTTCGCTACAACAACTCAAAGTAGCACAGAAGAAATACAGTGATTCAAAAGAATGTGTAGAGAAAATGCAACACTTGAAGGAAGGAAATACGATGCTTGTTCCTCTAACTGATTCT ATGTATGTACCTGGACAATTAGATGACacaaagaaagttttaataGATGTTGGAACTGGCTATTATGTTGAGAAg GATTTAAAAGATGCTATtgattactttaaaagaaaagttaaatttgttacaacacaaattgaaaaagttcaacagattatgaaagaaaaacttatagCTAGAGAAG ttgtaATTGAAACCATGGAGAGCAAAATCCAAGCAACATTAGCCGCACAACAAGCTAATTCAGCAGCCGCAAAATCTTGA